The proteins below come from a single Pristiophorus japonicus isolate sPriJap1 chromosome 26, sPriJap1.hap1, whole genome shotgun sequence genomic window:
- the LOC139239184 gene encoding WD repeat-containing protein 20-like isoform X5 — protein MAAEGGGKELNEIKSQFRTREGAYKLLSLSEYSRPNRVPLSAAQGTNPVRVSLVNVRDQSGSGDRICFNVGRELYLYLYRGPRKAADLSKPIDKRIYKGTQPTCHDFNQFTATPDSVSLVVGFSAGQVQYLDPIKKETSKLFNEEVVSSPQVRVALSRGSSTRPR, from the exons ATGGCGGCCGAGGGCGGAGGCAAGGAGCTGAACGAGATCAAGTCGCAGTTCCGCACCCGGGAGGGCGCCTACAAGCTGCTCAGCCTGTCCGAGTACAGCCGCCCCAACCGGGTGCCGCTCAGCGCCGCGCAGGGCACCAACCCGGTGCGGGTGTCGCTGGTCAACGTGCGGGACCAGAGCGGCAGCGGGGACCGCATCTGCTTCAATGTGGGCCGCGAGCTCTACCTCTACTTGTACCGCGGCCCCAGGAAG GCAGCAGATCTGAGTAAACCCATTGACAAACGTATATACAAAGGGACGCAGCCCACCTGTCATGATTTTAACCAGTTCACCGCGACACCCGACAGTGTCTCGCTCGTCGTGGGCTTCTCAGCAGGGCAGGTCCAGTACCTGGATCCCATCAAGAAAGAAACCAGCAAGTTGTTCAATGAAGAGGTAGTGTCATCGCCCCAAGTACGAGTTGCACTTTCGAG